One Podarcis raffonei isolate rPodRaf1 chromosome 3, rPodRaf1.pri, whole genome shotgun sequence genomic region harbors:
- the EXO1 gene encoding exonuclease 1 — translation MGIQGLLQFIKEAAESAHVKKYKGQVVAVDTYCWLHKGAYACAEKLAKGEPTDQYVAYCMKLADMLLSFGVKPILVFDGCTLPSKKQVEKSRREKRQANLLKGKQLLREGKLSEARECFARSINVTHAMACEVIKAARARGIDCIVAPYEADAQLAHLNKTGLVEAIITEDSDLLAFGCKKVFLKIDKCGNGLEIDQSRLGMCKQLGDVFTEEKFRYMCILSGCDYLPSLHGIGLGKACRLIKIANNPDIIKVIRKMGQYLKMNILVPEEYIQGFTRANNTFLYQLVFDPVRRELVPLNAYEDGVNPETLLYAGKHISDSAAFQIALGNKDINTMEQIDDYDPDAQQSIQPRSRCWDDKYAKEQPPNLKSIWSRDYKPGSTAKITTNSASMLEKPTTRGLERLVNMKGLKLPSKALLAKRPRHEELSEGDLLSQYFSNTKKPKMESSEDGEHPAFVGAVSVIAASEDSCRDKESSSSHPRLRNKFAFILRKKNEESDAVVVVPGTRSRFFCKAMDQPDNTSKDEIHESQQGSEVDSQIVEAGNAVSEDLGPSSPESGKTRTALLSPRTTQTSCFNWTRSFADRPGTPRPLQSIALLQQFRRRTPSKVTPQSCEVSGSQTLNPTASKESDEESSPLKELQRSSQQELDRVLQNSLGTSEYSRMTKKNAPSGREPDCSPEPKCNLNSQIFQFCDSLCTENKDMEFNSKVPGLLQGNSAKSHAVTEHKRLLPAKVSGLSKKTASAKKKKHHNSENKAGLQVTINELWRTFQFKRDSERLPSCRKPEPLSPIKDNQDNMQLTPETDDDTLNKLEFSHVQRKIFK, via the exons ATGGGGATCCAAGGTTTGCTCCAATTTATCAAAGAAGCTGCCGAATCTGCTCATGTAAAGAAGTACAAAGGACAAGTAGTTGCTGTGGATACTTACTGCTGGCTCCACAAAGGAGCCTATGCATGTGCTGAAAAGCTAGCCAAAGGAGAACCCACAGATCA ATACGTAGCTTATTGCATGAAGCTTGCTGATATGCTTCTGTCATTTGGGGTCAAACCCATTCTAGTATTTGATGGCTGTACCCTGCCTTCCAAAAAGCAAGTTGAAAAGTCACGACGAGA AAAACGGCAAGCAAACCTCCTGAAAGGGAAACAGCTGCTTCGTGAAGGGAAATTATCAGAAGCCAGAGAATGTTTTGCACGTAGCATTAATGTTACGCATGCTATGGCCTGCGAAGTGATTAAA GCTGCCCGAGCCCGGGGAATAGATTGCATTGTTGCTCCATATGAAGCGGATGCTCAGCTCGCCCATCTTAACAAGACTGGCTTAGTTGAAGCTATAATTACAGAGGATTCTGATCTTCTTGCTTTTGGATGTAAAAAG GTATTTCTGAAAATTGACAAGTGTGGAAACGGCTTAGAAATTGACCAGAGTCGGCTTGGAATGTGCAAACAACTTGGTGATGTGTTTACAGAAGAGAAATTCCGTTACATGTGTATTCTGTCTGGTTGTGACTACCTTCCGTCTCTTCACGGTATTGGATTAGGCAAGGCTTGCAGGCTGATAAAAATAGCCAATAACCCTGatattataaag GTCATTCGGAAAATGGGGCAGTATTTGAAGATGAATATTTTGGTACCAGAAGAATACATACAAGGATTTACTCGTGCTAATAATACTTTCCTCTATCAGTTGGTTTTTGACCCAGTCAGGAGAGAGCTTGTTCCTTTGAATGCTTACGAAGATGGTGTTAATCCAGAAACACTGCTTTATGCAGGAAA GCACATCAGTGATAGCGCTGCTTTTCAAATAGCACTTGGAAATAAAGACATCAATACCATGGAGCAAATTGATGACTACGACCCTGATGCTCAACAG TCTATACAGCCCAGAAGTCGTTGCTGGGACGACAAATATGCCAAAGAGCAGCCACCCAATTTAAAGAGCATTTGGAGCAGAGACTACAAACCTGGTTCCACTGCCAAGATTACAACAAATTCAGCCTCAATGTTGGAGAAACCCACAACCAGAGGCCTGGAGCGACTAGTTAACATGAAAGGGCTGAAGCTTCCCAGCAAAGCGCTATTGGCAAAAAGACCAAGGCATG aagaGCTGTCAGAAGGTGACCTGCTAAGCCAGTATTTTTCAAACACCAAAAAACCTAAGATGGAAAGCAGTGAAGATGGTGAGCATCCTGCGTTTGTTGGTGCAGTGTCTGTGATTGCTGCTTCAGAGGACTCTTGCAGAGACAAAGAAAGTTCAAGCTCCCATCCTAGGCTTAGAAATAAATTTGCCTTCATCTTACGGAAGAAGAATGAAGAGAGtgatgcagttgttgttgttccgGGGACCAGAAGCAG GTTCTTCTGCAAAGCGATGGATCAGCCTGACAATACATCAAAGGATGAAATCCATGAATCACAGCAGGGCAGTGAAGTGGATTCTCAGATTGTGGAAGCAGGAAATGCAGTATCAGAGGATCTTGGTCCTTCCTCTCCAGAGAGTGGAAAAACTAGAACTGCCTTGCTGTCACCCAGGACAACACAGACAAGCTGTTTCAACTGGACTAGAAGCTTTGCAGATAGGCCTGGGACACCCAGACCATTGCAAAGTATAGCACTGTTACAGCAGTTTCGCCGACGTACACCCAGCAAAGTCACACCCCAGAGTTGTGAGGTGTCCGGATCACAAACGCTAAACCCCACAGCAAGTAAAGAGTCGGATGAAGAGTCTTCCCCTTTAAAAGAACTGCAGCGCTCATCACAACAGGAACTTGACAGAGTGTTGCAAAATAGCCTGGGCACTTCAGAATATTCACGGATGACCAAGAAAAATGCTCCTTCTGGCAGA GAACCTGACTGCAGTCCAGAACCAAAATGTAATTTgaattcccaaatctttcagttCTGTGACTCATTGTGTACTGAAAATAAGGATATGGAGTTCAATAGCAAG GTTCCTGGATTACTTCAAGGCAATTCTGCGAAATCCCACGCTGTGACAGAACACAAGAGATTGCTGCCTGCCAAAGTTAGTGGTCTGAGCAAGAAAACAGCCAgtgcaaagaagaaaaaacatcatAATTCTGAAAATAAGGCAGGGTTGCAGGTGACAATTAATGAACTTTGGAGGACCTTCCAGTTTAAAAG GGATTCTGAAAGGCTACCGTCCTGTAGAAAACCAGAGCCACTGTCTCCAATCAAAGATAACCAAGATAACATGCAGCTCACTCCAGAGACAGACGATGACACTTTAAATAAACTTGAATTCAGTCATGTACAGcggaaaatctttaaatga